The Victivallis sp. Marseille-Q1083 genome has a window encoding:
- a CDS encoding FAD-dependent oxidoreductase: METVKHQVEFCVVGGGLAGMCAAIAAARRGVKTLLMHERPVLGGNASSEIRMWVCGAAGCPESGLVEEILLENLYRNSYPSYAVWDSVLYEKVRFQPNLTLLLNCSCLAAEMAGSRIRSIKGWQCTTQQFHQVEAQLFADCSGDSILAPLTGAECRFGRESRAEFGEDIEPKEADHRTMGMSCLLQARETDRPQPFVAPEWAYVYETDEAIGRDHALGFYQNFWYLELGGDGDSIADTEMVRDELLKIAYGIWDHIKNRGDHEADNWVLEWVGFLPGKRESRRYVGDYILTQRDLERGDGFDDVVAFGGWPMDNHPPAGFYHRGEPNVNHPVHSPYQIPFRSLYSRNIDNLLFAGRNISVSHAALTSTRVMATCALLGQAVGTAAAIAVPGGLLPREVYQREIGRLQQMLLLDDCYLPGRKREADKMTQQAVLTASAGAPEKLRDGEERDRGHAWFAGAGDWAEYTFAGPRSGRVRVVFDSDLARQPRLNMVASFPLDVPHYAVPETLVKSFTLYGCRPDGVWFVLFQAADNRRRLVKIDLPEPVVGVRLVIGETRRELPVGIFSFEVIEEP, translated from the coding sequence ATGGAAACGGTGAAACATCAGGTCGAATTTTGTGTGGTCGGCGGCGGTCTGGCCGGAATGTGCGCGGCGATTGCCGCGGCCCGGCGCGGGGTGAAGACATTGTTGATGCACGAGCGGCCGGTCCTGGGCGGCAATGCTTCCAGTGAAATCCGCATGTGGGTGTGCGGGGCGGCCGGTTGTCCGGAGAGCGGTTTGGTCGAGGAAATTCTGCTGGAAAATCTCTACCGGAACAGCTACCCGAGCTATGCGGTCTGGGACAGCGTTCTTTATGAAAAAGTACGTTTTCAGCCGAACCTCACTCTGTTGTTGAATTGTTCCTGCCTGGCGGCGGAGATGGCCGGTTCGCGCATTCGTTCGATCAAGGGCTGGCAATGCACCACCCAGCAGTTCCATCAGGTGGAGGCGCAACTGTTCGCCGACTGTTCGGGCGACAGCATTCTGGCGCCGTTGACCGGGGCGGAGTGCCGTTTCGGCCGGGAGAGCAGGGCGGAATTCGGGGAAGATATCGAGCCGAAGGAAGCCGATCACCGGACGATGGGGATGAGCTGCCTGTTGCAGGCCCGCGAAACCGACCGTCCGCAGCCGTTCGTGGCGCCGGAATGGGCCTATGTCTATGAGACGGACGAGGCGATCGGCCGCGATCATGCCTTGGGATTTTATCAGAATTTCTGGTATCTGGAGCTCGGCGGCGACGGCGATTCGATTGCCGACACCGAGATGGTGCGGGATGAGTTGTTGAAAATCGCTTACGGCATCTGGGACCATATCAAAAATCGCGGCGACCATGAGGCGGACAATTGGGTGCTGGAGTGGGTGGGATTCCTGCCCGGCAAGCGGGAGAGCCGCCGTTACGTCGGCGATTATATCTTGACGCAGCGAGATCTGGAGCGCGGCGACGGGTTCGACGACGTGGTCGCGTTCGGCGGCTGGCCGATGGACAATCATCCGCCGGCCGGTTTTTACCATCGCGGCGAACCCAATGTCAATCATCCGGTGCATTCGCCCTACCAGATTCCGTTCCGCTCCCTGTATTCCAGAAATATCGACAATCTGCTGTTCGCCGGCCGCAACATCAGCGTCAGCCATGCCGCCTTGACCTCTACCCGGGTGATGGCCACCTGTGCCTTGCTGGGGCAGGCGGTCGGAACGGCGGCGGCGATCGCGGTTCCCGGCGGCCTGCTGCCCCGCGAAGTATATCAACGGGAGATCGGTCGCCTTCAGCAGATGCTGCTGCTTGACGACTGTTATCTGCCGGGCAGGAAACGGGAGGCGGACAAGATGACGCAACAGGCGGTGTTGACCGCATCCGCCGGCGCGCCGGAAAAATTGCGCGACGGCGAAGAGCGGGATCGCGGGCACGCCTGGTTTGCCGGGGCCGGCGACTGGGCGGAGTACACGTTTGCCGGGCCCCGGTCCGGTCGGGTTCGGGTGGTGTTCGACAGTGATCTGGCCCGCCAGCCGCGGTTGAATATGGTGGCGTCTTTTCCGCTGGATGTGCCGCATTATGCGGTGCCGGAAACGCTGGTCAAATCGTTCACGTTGTACGGTTGCCGGCCGGACGGCGTCTGGTTCGTGTTGTTCCAGGCGGCGGACAACCGCCGGCGGCTGGTGAAAATCGACCTGCCGGAACCGGTGGTCGGGGTACGTCTGGTGATCGGCGAGACGCGGCGGGAGTTGCCGGTCGGGATTTTTTCTTTCGAGGTCATTGAGGAACCGTGA
- a CDS encoding DUF4832 domain-containing protein, with amino-acid sequence MAKCWAGWLAAGMMAASGGLSGAVVELPDNAEALINPDMGWTMHFYSNQTWNYGSRLAPADTLDWFEGCSVVYLRIPWAFIEPEEGHFEWSILDTPAQRWIAGGKQVAFRFTTAESWLEYPTPKWVFDAGAKYVRFTPGEGPQATGEYVDPVFDDPIFLEKLGNFLAAAGARYDDNPNVAFIDVGTFGTWGEGHTGFSQRLDDAENVRLAGIHLDLHKKYFPRTQLVISDDVIGAERPGDDFPLMRYARSQNVSLRDDSILVQGGDRAWFHAGLAQQFWPTLPVVLEHEHFAGSVERGCWDSELLKKAVEEYHASYLSIHGWPDELWEKEKEAVRAINRRLGYRFNLPKIAYPDTVRPGEPAVWRYDFANVGVAPCYRDAFVSFTLKDGEGGIAAVLVDEFNGRNLEPAEPGKAVPVERAVRFTINQLAPRLAPGEYEVFVSVGRLDGTPVYALPYPGNDGQRRYRIGCLTVPAE; translated from the coding sequence ATGGCGAAGTGCTGGGCCGGATGGCTGGCGGCCGGCATGATGGCGGCTTCGGGCGGATTGTCCGGCGCCGTCGTGGAATTGCCGGACAACGCCGAAGCGTTGATCAATCCGGATATGGGCTGGACGATGCATTTTTATTCCAATCAGACTTGGAATTACGGCAGCCGACTGGCGCCTGCCGATACGCTGGACTGGTTTGAAGGCTGTTCGGTGGTTTATTTGCGGATTCCGTGGGCCTTCATTGAACCGGAAGAGGGACACTTTGAGTGGTCGATTCTGGATACGCCGGCGCAGCGTTGGATTGCCGGGGGCAAACAGGTGGCGTTCCGGTTCACCACGGCGGAAAGCTGGCTGGAGTATCCGACGCCGAAGTGGGTTTTCGACGCCGGGGCGAAGTATGTCCGTTTCACGCCCGGGGAGGGGCCCCAGGCGACCGGCGAATATGTCGACCCGGTGTTCGACGATCCGATTTTTCTGGAAAAACTGGGAAATTTTCTTGCCGCCGCCGGCGCGCGCTATGACGACAATCCCAATGTGGCGTTCATCGATGTCGGCACCTTCGGGACTTGGGGGGAAGGCCACACCGGTTTCAGCCAGCGGCTTGATGACGCGGAAAATGTCCGCCTGGCCGGAATCCATCTCGATTTGCATAAAAAGTATTTTCCCCGTACCCAGTTGGTGATTTCCGATGACGTGATCGGCGCCGAACGCCCCGGCGATGATTTTCCGTTGATGCGGTATGCCCGTTCGCAAAACGTCTCATTGCGGGACGATTCGATTCTGGTGCAGGGCGGGGACCGGGCCTGGTTTCATGCCGGGCTGGCGCAGCAATTCTGGCCGACGCTGCCGGTGGTCTTGGAGCACGAGCATTTTGCCGGTTCGGTCGAACGCGGCTGCTGGGACAGTGAGCTGCTGAAAAAAGCGGTCGAGGAATATCATGCCAGTTATCTGTCGATCCACGGTTGGCCGGATGAGCTGTGGGAGAAGGAGAAGGAGGCCGTTCGGGCGATCAACCGCCGGCTGGGGTATCGTTTCAATCTGCCGAAAATCGCATACCCGGATACGGTCAGGCCGGGAGAACCGGCGGTCTGGCGTTATGATTTTGCCAACGTCGGAGTGGCGCCCTGTTATCGGGACGCATTCGTGTCATTCACGTTGAAAGATGGCGAAGGCGGCATCGCCGCCGTGCTGGTCGATGAATTCAACGGCAGGAACTTGGAGCCGGCGGAGCCCGGTAAAGCCGTCCCGGTCGAGCGTGCCGTCCGCTTCACGATCAACCAATTGGCGCCGCGCCTGGCCCCCGGCGAATATGAGGTGTTCGTTTCGGTCGGCCGGCTCGACGGAACGCCGGTTTATGCTTTGCCGTATCCGGGAAACGACGGACAACGGCGTTATCGAATCGGATGCCTGACTGTGCCCGCCGAATGA
- the tyrS gene encoding tyrosine--tRNA ligase → MSIYDELRDRGFIYQETAPETIARKLATEKISFYVGFDPTGSSLHVGHLLPIMAMRLLQKAGHTPIVLVGGATAQIGDPSGRISARPVLTKEEVACNAECLKKQLSRFIAVDAGSAHFVNNLDWFQSIQYIDFLREIGYRFSVNRMLAQESVKQRLENGLSFLEFNYSIMQAYDFYILNRDLNCQMEFGGQDQWGNMVAGVELVRKMTQQEVFAMTFPLLLDGNGNKFGKTAGGANVWLDVDRTSVFDYYQFWRNCEDSQLAKLLGYFTTLPVDEIKRLSALEAPAINRAKEILAYEATCLAHGEAEARRAYLAAGGKFGFADPEHRIATSSRLAEINEQAAATAELPTVTLPAASFDGDGFWVVKLLMESGLAKTNSDARRLIQGGGAYLNDQRIGDLQLMVKAADFRDGALILKAGKKNLKRILLG, encoded by the coding sequence ATGAGCATTTACGATGAATTGCGCGATCGCGGTTTCATCTACCAGGAGACCGCGCCGGAGACCATCGCCCGCAAACTGGCCACCGAAAAAATCAGTTTCTATGTCGGCTTCGACCCGACCGGCAGCAGTCTGCATGTCGGCCATCTGCTGCCGATCATGGCCATGCGTCTGCTGCAGAAAGCCGGCCACACGCCGATCGTCCTGGTCGGCGGCGCCACCGCCCAGATCGGCGATCCGTCCGGACGGATCAGCGCCCGGCCGGTCCTGACCAAGGAGGAAGTGGCATGCAATGCCGAATGCCTGAAAAAGCAATTGTCGCGCTTTATCGCCGTCGATGCCGGTTCGGCGCACTTCGTCAACAACCTGGACTGGTTCCAGAGCATTCAATACATCGATTTTCTGCGGGAAATCGGTTATCGTTTCAGCGTCAACCGGATGCTGGCCCAGGAGTCGGTCAAACAGCGGCTGGAAAACGGCCTGTCGTTTCTGGAATTCAACTATTCGATCATGCAGGCCTACGACTTCTACATCCTCAACCGCGATTTGAACTGCCAGATGGAGTTCGGCGGCCAGGATCAATGGGGCAACATGGTCGCCGGCGTCGAGCTGGTGCGCAAGATGACCCAGCAGGAGGTTTTCGCGATGACGTTCCCGCTGCTGCTGGACGGCAACGGCAACAAATTCGGCAAAACCGCCGGCGGCGCCAACGTCTGGCTGGATGTCGACCGCACCAGCGTTTTCGACTACTATCAGTTCTGGCGCAACTGCGAAGATTCCCAGCTCGCCAAGCTGCTCGGTTATTTCACCACGCTGCCGGTGGATGAAATCAAACGGCTGTCCGCCCTGGAAGCCCCGGCCATCAACCGGGCCAAGGAGATCCTGGCCTATGAAGCCACCTGCCTGGCGCACGGCGAAGCGGAAGCGCGCCGGGCCTATCTGGCCGCCGGCGGCAAATTCGGCTTTGCCGATCCCGAACACCGCATCGCCACTTCCAGCCGGCTGGCCGAAATCAATGAACAGGCGGCCGCAACGGCGGAACTGCCGACCGTCACCCTGCCGGCCGCTTCATTCGACGGCGACGGTTTCTGGGTAGTCAAACTGCTGATGGAAAGCGGACTGGCCAAAACCAACAGCGACGCCAGGCGGCTGATTCAAGGCGGCGGCGCTTATCTGAACGATCAACGCATCGGCGATCTTCAACTGATGGTCAAGGCGGCCGACTTCCGGGACGGCGCGCTGATCCTGAAGGCCGGCAAGAAAAATCTGAAACGGATTCTGCTCGGCTGA